From Salarias fasciatus chromosome 8, fSalaFa1.1, whole genome shotgun sequence:
AGTTGCTGCCATAATGGTCATGCATTTTTTAATATTAAGAAAACAAGTTGTGGACGACAAAGacaggaaatggaggaaaatgttTACTATGCTCCAGTTTCTCTTCTGTCTTTAATGCTCCTGAACGCTCCCTCTTTTTTGTTCCAGCGCCCAGGGATGCCACCAAGCAGAGTTGGGGGCCCCATGGGGTCAATGGGGGGTCAGCTGCCAGGGCCCTCTTATGGCAGCGGAGGGAGCATTCCCATGAGGCCAGGCATGGGTCCTCCAGGCATGGACCCCTCAAGGAAGCGGttcctccatcagcagcagcagcagcatgaggcACTGGGAGGCCTCAGGCGAGGGTAAACTgaagggaggtggggggggggttacgaCAGAAACCATGATTACAACAACAACGGACTGAATGCAGGGAATGGCAGCACtgcagttttattattattatttatttattctaaatATGTGACTCAATAAagatgaaacaggaagcagaccCACTAAAGGCACAGAATGGAAAAAGGTGGAACAGAAAAGTCCTTTTGACTCTCTACATGTTTTCACATGCCCAGAACGGAGTAGAAAGAGATCTAATCTTCTCTAAACCTTCTGCTCAACTCTAATTACTTACTAATACACATGAACAGTTAGacagtttttttattctttaatgtTCATAGACtaaagtttcagaaaaaaaagttaaaaaagtacAACTGTCAAGAGTTCAGTGTAACACTTAGACAGTGTTGAGTTTTGTTTTAAGCAGTTTAATCCTAccaattacactttttttttttctcagttgaaTGAGTTCTAGTTTCCATTAATTTAGACTCGTCATCTAAAATGCTGCCTTCGCCTTTATTTTGCCAGCAATGGCTCGAGCGTCATCCAGCCCAGAGCTGGATGAACGTCTTCCCAGTTATATAACCAGTCCGGTCGACCTAATTCATGTGCTTTGAGACGTCTCGTATCTGTACAAATGAGAATAGCTGGagctatttctttctttctttatttcctgtATGTCTACTgtatattattaaaaaaaaattactgccAAACCATAAGTGTACCGGTTACAGAAGTTGAATTTACTATATGTATATAAACTATTTCAATAGATAAATGACCAGATACTTCCTATTCAAACTCTCTAGCATTTCCTGAAAGCATAGAGTTCTGCTTTTTATTGCCTACGGATCGGAAGAGGCATTCACAATAATCTCTCGTAATTAAAAACATCAGGAAATCCTGCCTTCAACCAAAAATTACCATCTGATGTGAACCAGAACATGTGTGGTGTGAGAGTCGGCGTGGGCTCGATGTGGTTTCAGCTCTGTTTATTGATTCCATGAGCTGTATtctttagaaaaaagaaaaaaaaaagccataatcTGATGAAGTCATGCATTTTTCTTCTCATCCTCACTGGGATTATTTGTCTCACCTCGTATATGATTGTAATGTAGCTCATTATTGTCGATGGAACGTTGTTTCTCTCCGCGCTGCTGAAAGCATCACAGACATGAGGAGAGCGGGATCTCATGACTGGCCTTCCCTGTGAACGCAGCAGATACTCCTGTCTGCTCAGAGACGACAGGCGTTGAAACGTGGCGAGTCATGAAGTGAAGCAATGTTTGTACTTTGGTCCACAAGTGGATCAGTGGCGTCTTAAGCTTCGTTTCATCACAAAACCGTGATTGTTGGAGGATCGGCGAGGCGCGGCGCTACGTGCGCCCTGGTAAATTATCATGAAAGAATTCAGGAATGAAGTTTAGCCGGGATGAGAGGGAACAGTAAATTCAATTCAAGAAACAAAACGGCTTTTATGAAGTCAGAAGTCAGCGATAAGTGGAAACCTGAGGCAGTCTTTCACGGCTGTAATGAAGAGACGACTCTGGACGAGACTCTTGTCACACTGGGATGTTTTTCCACAAATAACCGATAATTGGATTAAATGAATGAGGCCTTTCTGTTGATCTGGTATCATGTGCATCCAGTTCAAGTTGTGATTTAGCAGACACAACATCGAGGCTCCCCttcatgtgtttgtctttcttcatttctttagGCCAAAAAGACGCAAGATGGCTGACAAAGTCCTGCCTCAGAGGGTAGGAGAACTTTCAAGTTATGACAAACTGGTCTTATATTTGACTCCTTCAGTGTCTAAATGCTGATGTTCTGTAGATCCGGGACCTGGTTCCAGAGTCCCAGGCCTACATGGACCTCCTGGCATTTGAGCGGAAGCTGGATCAGACCATCGCACGGAAACGGATGGAGATCCAGGAGGCCATCAAGAAACCCATCATGGTATCTCCTCATCATGCACTCatgtgttttcagggttttgGAAGAGCTTTCATGTCACAAGCAGAGCACAGATGGAGAAATGAACAGCGTCTGtattctctctgtttttcctgcAACACAGCAAAAGCGCAAGCTCAGGATCTACATTTCCAACACTTACACCCCCAGCAAGCCGGAGGGCGAGGAGTCCGAGAAGGTTTCCTCCTGGGAGCTGCGAGTGGAGGGCAAACTCCTGGAGGAGGTGAGCAAACGGTCCGGACGTGGGCCTGAGCGGCCTCTCAGGGTTTTCCTGCTGGTGTGAAACtctgaagtgtttctgtgaGAACTCCTCTTGGCCGGTGTGTTTGGCTCGGGCCGCGCCGCCAGATGTGTGTTTACAGCCCTTTCCAACCGCTCACACACCAACCCGTGTTCTCTTTTGAAACATGGAATTGAAACCACTGGCCGTTGCATACCAAGAACTGAcatgccccccaccccctccctccctcccccgcccTCCATCAATCCCAGCTCGACTCATTGTGTCATCTGGGGCCACATGAAGGAgtgcagcttttttcttttttccttggGTTGATTTTTTTCTGGTCTGGCTCATTGGTTCAGGCCGGCGTAGGAGTTGCTGCACCAAGACacagaaacagagcagagagggagtGAAGGAGGTCATGTTGAGCAAACAGACTTTGACAGGACTGGGGAGAGGGCGGGGGcgctacagttttttttttttttcctcctcctctcccccatTTGTGCTTCACCACCCCCCAATGTGGTCAGAGCTAAACAATGCAGCTGCACTCTGACACAGCTATACGAAGGCAGCGGTGAAACTCTTCATTCCCTcctgttctctgtgtttccagcCCGGCAAGCAGAAGAGGAAGTTCTCGTCTTTCTTCAAAAGCCTCGTCATCGAGCTCGACAAGGAGCTCTACGGTCCCGACAATCATTTAGTGGAGGTATGGCGTGTGAGGCTGGAATAGATTCAGCATTTTTCTGAATCAGCCAGTATTGATTTTCTGATTAAAGCCCTGAAGGAGGCTGCTCACTGAGCCAGCTCATGTCAACAGACTCACAAAGGCGagagcaggacagcagagaTAATGACACCGGCCCTCTTCCAGGAATGCtcacttgtgttttctgttacATTTAGAGAGTTGCTTTATATGTGAAGGTCAGGAGTGGAATTGAAACTTTTAGCAATAAGTCAAACTTTACACGATCCTGCAGTTTCACACATGTGAGATGCAGCTTTGTTCAACCATCTGCgagaaaataaaagactgaGAAGAAGATATGTTTTTCatagtgtttttccttttttttttttttttgcatatctCACATTTTTCCCCCCTCGTTTCTCCCTCAGTGGCACAGAATGCCCTCCACCCAGGAGACAGATGGTTTCCAGGTGAAGAGGCCGGGCGACGTGAACGTCAAATGCACCCTCCTACTCATGCTGGACCACCAGGTACCCTCCGCCTCTTTGCTCGTCGTCTTTCCGACACGACGACCCGGCCTGCCTCGATTTCTCAGTTCGTCctgttttatttccccccctCAGCCTCCTCAGTATAAGCTGGACCCCCGCTTGGCCCGTCTGCTGGGCGTGCACACGCAGACCCGGGCCAGCATCATGCAGGCGCTCTGGCTGTACATCAagaacaacaagctgcaggacGGTCACGAGAAGGAGTACATCAACTGCAACCGCTACTTCCGACAGGTAATGGCGGAGCTTTGGGTTGAGTAAATGTAGAAACTGACTTAAAatacattcatttattcatccagATCTTTGCctctcctgtttctttctttcctttccagATCTTTGGTTGTCCGCGCATGAGATTTTCTGAGATTCCCATGAAGCTGGCGGGCCTGCTGCAGCACCCTGACCCCATtatcatcaatcacatcattaGGTAGGAGTGTGTGGATCGTCACCGCGGTCTCTGAGGATTATTATTGTTGGACTCGATTATTTATAGAAGTAGACGATATATCTTGGTGTTTGGATTGTCTTTTTTAAAAcgttaaaatgttttgttttgtttttttcctcctctcccagcGTGGACCCCACCGACCAGAAGAAGACTGCGTGCTATGACATTGACGTGGAGGTGGACGACCCCCTGAAGGGCCAAATGAACAGCTTCCTGTCCTCTACAACCAACCAACAGGAAATAGCCACTCTGGAAGTAAAGGTGACGTCATTTGaaacaagaaaggaaaaaaaaaagcaatcagtTTTGTAAATGTTGACTGgtaaaatgtgatttcattcTTCATTTGTTAGATCCATGAAACCATCGAGTACATCAACCAgctgaagacagagagagactttATGCTGAGCTTCAGTAACAACCCACAGGACTTCATCCAGGACTGGCTGAAGTCTCAGAGCAGAGACCTGAAGGTAAAACCTCTTCCCGGCGCTGTGGTCATCATCGCACGGGTTTGAAAGAAATCCTCTTTCCTGTGTTGAGATGTGATGTTTTCCTTCCATCAGCTCATGACGGATGTGACGGGgaacccagaggaggagaggaggactgagTTTTACCAGGCGCCCTGGGTCCCAGAGGCAGTGGGCAGATACGTTTACTCTAAAGTCAGTAGATCCTGCTCAGCGAAGTTTCAGCTCAAATCTTTGTTTATATCCTCATGAGGGCCTCTTCCTTCTTTATATCAGGTGCAGCAGCGGAGGCAAGAGCTGGAGCAGGTGTTGGGAATCCGACTCACCTAAACCCGAATGACCACATCCGACCGGAGCTCATTCCTCATGTTAATATATATCAGTTCGACTGGAAAACAAGCTAATGTTGCAGGTTTCAAAGCCATCCTCACCGACAGAGTGGGACCAAAGTAATGTCTATTGATgcatttgctttatttttgcattgagccttttctatttttacatcGTTGCCTTTTATTTGCAATATGTTGTTGCTTATGGTACAAATAGTTAAACCTGTTAAAGCACTGGTGCTGTTTAGGGTTTGCTTTAACGTCGTGTTGCATGCTATTTGGAGAGGGTGTCTGTTTACCTTTCCATTTAAAGCCATAATCTTCAGGCGGGAGCATATCTTTGTGTATATTTTTACTCAAAAAGAGAAACATTGAGGTTCCTGACCTGGGAACAGGCTGAGTGTCTTATAGGTGGATATAAGTTGATTAAAGgccttcttttttaaaaatataccaGCAGTGATCTTTCAAGtttagctgctgtgtttttgcccAAAGAAGGATCTGGGCATAAAGTCCTCATTTGCTCCAGAATGAGTCCGCTCTGTTCAGCCGTTGTTTGTCTGCAGTGCTTCTTTAATACgctttctgaatgtttacacgcCGTTTCATTCCTTTATGTagcattttatcattttaaaggCAGAGAAAGGATGTGTTGGATCGAGGAGGTTCAAACTCTCCCGCTTGAGATTACTTATAAAATAGGAATATAACCCGAGTGTGTTGAAAAGTTGTCAGTGAACTGCTTCTTCTTAAATGTTTCCTATGAATGTCCTGTGAAGTTCTTGAAACATTCCCTGTTCAGATATCACTGTGCCAAAATGTGCACTTAAGTTTAAAATTTTtgctaatgtttttttttttttttttttataaaatgttgGCATGTTGTGTATTAATCAAAAACCTTTATCTTTTATACATTTGGAgtattttttcaataaatatacTTACAAATGATGCTcatactgtttttgtttttttcaacttggTGTCCAGGCCATCCTATTTCGAACTTCTGCCGCCTTTTCAGAACTTTTCGTAGTCCTGGAACCACCTGCTGGTATTGATATCTGTTTCTGCTGAGGTGGAGTAATGGATATGCATGTTCAGGCTGGTTTGCAGAGAGCAGGAATTCCAACAGGTTTATCTGGTCTTACGCTTGAGAGTTTCAACACGTTAACCACTCCTCAAATAACGGCACATGACATCCTCTGTCCACAAATAGCTGTCTCTGCTCAGGGCAGTCTGTGTTTTTAGAGGATTTTAGGAGGACATGGTTTAAGTTTAGCCAAATACTGGTTTTCTATCTTATACCAAAGTCTTGCCACCAGATGAGGCACTGAGCACCACGTTGCAATAGTtataattccaaaaaaaaaaaaaaaaaactgtttggcAGGGTTAAAtgaagttattttaaaaaactAAGTTCAGATTAGTTTAATAAAACTCGTTTTATCAACATTTGTTGACGTTTAAGTGTCATTACATCTGCAAGAAAACCTAATCCTGTTCAAGACATGTCTAAAATGATGTTAAAGTCAGTTCAGGGGGGCCAAATCAATTCTTTGgtaattaaatttttttaagtAAGCAAATTTCTAGTGCAccaacaaatggaaaaagaaagcaaaaacaaaaacaacatatcTGGTATGTTATTAATAATGAATATGTCTTACtgagtttttttctgtataattttacatttaaactttaaaaatttaTTACGTtctattctgtgtggagcaacACTGAAAGAATTTCCCCCTGGGattattgtatttttctactcTATTCCATATTATGTCCACTGTTGTTAATCAGTACTGTACCAACCTTTGTCAACTgttg
This genomic window contains:
- the smarcd2 gene encoding SWI/SNF-related matrix-associated actin-dependent regulator of chromatin subfamily D member 2, yielding MASRGGFAGPPMNPGMSPMNVGHVAGMRMPGMPQSPAGYPRSMSGAPQYPQRPGMPPSRVGGPMGSMGGQLPGPSYGSGGSIPMRPGMGPPGMDPSRKRFLHQQQQQHEALGGLRRGPKRRKMADKVLPQRIRDLVPESQAYMDLLAFERKLDQTIARKRMEIQEAIKKPIMQKRKLRIYISNTYTPSKPEGEESEKVSSWELRVEGKLLEEPGKQKRKFSSFFKSLVIELDKELYGPDNHLVEWHRMPSTQETDGFQVKRPGDVNVKCTLLLMLDHQPPQYKLDPRLARLLGVHTQTRASIMQALWLYIKNNKLQDGHEKEYINCNRYFRQIFGCPRMRFSEIPMKLAGLLQHPDPIIINHIISVDPTDQKKTACYDIDVEVDDPLKGQMNSFLSSTTNQQEIATLEVKIHETIEYINQLKTERDFMLSFSNNPQDFIQDWLKSQSRDLKLMTDVTGNPEEERRTEFYQAPWVPEAVGRYVYSKVQQRRQELEQVLGIRLT